A genomic region of Trifolium pratense cultivar HEN17-A07 linkage group LG3, ARS_RC_1.1, whole genome shotgun sequence contains the following coding sequences:
- the LOC123912748 gene encoding protein EMBRYO SAC DEVELOPMENT ARREST 30: MAFVTKIKWVVLSVISLSVASIIIHLSLAKLWTVNIVPYNAIVAFPDDFSSVVGRQVIKNKKLWGSIKSLEALQPSSNARNNYTVPKEHSNGFIYAKVFGGFEMIRSSICDLVAISRLLNATLVIPEFQESLRSKGVSSKFKSFSYLYDEEQFIAYLKNDVIIAKTLPGSLMERRKRNEFPTFRPSSSASPNFYVQEILPKLKKSKVIGLVIANGGALQSVLPPTMAEIQRLRCRVSFQALQFRPEIQMLGRRMVNKLRSLGQPFLAYHPGLLRETLAYNGCAELFQDVHTELIQHRRAQMIKDKILNEDLNVDSHLRRDKGLCPLMPEEVGILLRVMGYPSKTIIYLAGSETFGGQRVLIPLRSMFINTLDRTSLCSEKELSDLVGPETPLPQKIFRPPPTKSEEELKEEWKRAGPRPRPLPPPPDRPIYQHEKEGWYGWITETPTEPDPSPMDLRMKAHRLLWDALDYIVSLEADAFFPGYNNDGSGRPDFSSLVMGHRLYETASSRTYRPDRKVVAEFFNMTRENLYHPKHNWAILVQEHLNKSMTEEGLIRQALLSKPAMFLSHPLPECSCRVASVNVANRVRGEDGQIIYGGEDICPKWMQHASMPGSSGKEGVKSEDDGLPDYESNDFVDESQSDKNGGKTNQTQVWDQDEEMDPND; this comes from the exons ATGGCATTTGTAACTAAGATCAAATGGGTTGTTCTTTCTGTAATCTCTTTATCTGTGGCGTCTATCATCATTCACTTGTCTTTGGCAAAGTTGTGGACTGTTAATATAGTGCCGTATAATGCAATTGTAGCTTTTCCTGATGATTTTTCTTCTGTGGTAGGAAGGCAG GTTATAAAGAATAAGAAGCTATGGGGTTCCATAAAGTCTTTGGAAGCACTACAGCCTAGTTCCAATGCCAGAAACAATTATACtg TTCCAAAGGAGCATAGCAATGGTTTCATCTATGCAAAAGTTTTCGGTGGATTTGAAATGATAAGATCATCG ATATGTGATCTGGTTGCCATATCTAGGCTTTTAAATGCTACTCTTGTCATTCCAGAATTTCAAGAGAGTCTTCGCTCAAAAGGAGTAAG CTCAAAGTTCAAGAGTTTTTCCTATCTTTATGATGAGGAGCAGTTCATAGCATATCTAAAAAATGATGTAATTATTGCCAAGACCCTGCCTGGAAGTTTGATGGAAAGGAGAAAAAGAAATGAGTTTCCTACATTTAGGCCCTCAAGTTCAGCTTCTCCAAACTTTTACGTCCAAGAAATTTTACCGAAGCTAAAGAAATCTAAGGTTATTGGATTAGTTATTGCCAATGGTGGCGCATTGCAG TCGGTACTCCCACCTACCATGGCAGAGATTCAAAGGCTAAGATGCAGGGTTTCATTCCAGGCCCTTCAATTTCGTCCAGAAATTCAAATGCTTGGTCGTCGTATGGTTAACAA GTTGAGATCATTAGGGCAACCCTTCTTAGCATACCATCCCGGCCTACTAAGAGAAACCTTGGCATACAATGGTTGCGCCGAACTTTTTCAG GATGTACACACTGAACTCATACAACATCGAAGGGCTCAAATGATAAAGGATAAAATTCTTAATGAGGATTTGAATGTGGATTCACACTTGCGAAGAGATAAAGGTCTATGTCCCCTCATGCCTGAAGAG GTTGGCATTCTCCTTCGAGTAATGGGTTATCCTTCCAAAACAATAATTTACCTAGCTGGTTCTGAAACATTTGGAGGTCAACGTGTTTTGATTCCTTTGCGGTCCATGTTTATCAATACACTGGATCGCACTTCCTTGTGCAGTGAGAAAGAATTGTCTGACTTGGTTGGACCTGAAACACCTCTTCCTCAAAAGATTTTTCGACCACCTCCTACAAAAAGCGAGGAAGAACTTAAAGAAGAATGGAAGAGGGCTGGTCCTCGGCCTCGACCTCTTCCTCCACCTCCAGATAGACCAATTTACCAGCATGAAAAAGAAGGCTGGTATGGTTGGATCACAGAGACCCCTACAGAACCTGATCCTTCACCTATGGATCTAAGGATGAAAGCACACAGATTACTTTGGGACGCTCTAGATTACATTGTTTCTTTGGAAGCAGATGCCTTCTTTCCTGGATATAACAATGATGGAAGTGGACGGCCAGATTTTTCAAGCCTTGTCATGGGACATCGGCTGTACGAGACTGCTTCTTCTAGGACATACCGTCCTGACAG GAAAGTCGTTGCGGAATTTTTCAACATGACACGTGAGAATTTGTACCATCCAAAACATaattgggcaattttagtgcaAGAACACCTTAACAAAAGTATGACTGAAGAAGGCCTCATAAGGCAAGCTCTCTTGTCAAAACCAGCAATGTTCCTTTCACATCCACTTCCAGAATGCTCTTGTAGAGTAGCTTCTGTCAACGTTGCTAATCGTGTCAGAGGCGAGGATGGCCAAATTATATATGGAGGCGAAGACATTTGCCCCAAATGGATGCAGCATGCTAGTATGCCAGGTTCGTCAGGGAAAGAAGGTGTCAAATCTGAAGATGATGGGCTGCCAGATTATGAAAgtaatgattttgttgatgaatCTCAGTCTGATAAAAATGGTGGCAAAACTAATCAGACTCAAGTCTGGGATCAAGATGAGGAAATGGATCCAAATGACTAA